The Chlorocebus sabaeus isolate Y175 chromosome 16, mChlSab1.0.hap1, whole genome shotgun sequence genome window below encodes:
- the ABI3 gene encoding ABI gene family member 3 isoform X1 — MAELQQLQEFEIPTGREALRGNHSALLRVADYCEDNYVQATDKRKALEETMAFTTQALASVAYQVGNLAGHTLRMLDLQGATLRQVEARVSTLGQMVNMHMEKVARREIGTLATVQRLPPGQKVIAPESLPPLTPYCRRPLNFGCLDDIGHGIKDLSTQLSRTGTLSRKSIKAPATPASATLGRPPRIPEPVHLPVVPDGRLSAASSASSLASAGSAEGVGGASMPKGQAAPPAPPLPNSLDPPPPPAAVEVFQRPPPLEELSPPPPDEELPLPLDLPPPPPLDGDELGLPPPPPGFGPDEPSWVPASYLEKVVTLYPYIGQKDNELSFSEGTVICVTRRYSDGWCEGISSEGTGFFPGNYVEPSC; from the exons ATGGCGGAGCTACAGCAgctgcaggagtttgagatcccCACGGGCCGGGAGGCTCTGAGGGGCAACCACAGTGCCCTGCTGCGGGTTGCTGACTACTGCGAGGACAACTATGTGCAG GCCACAGACAAGCGGAAGGCGCTGGAGGAGACCATGGCCTTCACTACCCAGGCACTGGCCAGTGTGGCCTACCAGGTGGGCAACCTGGCCGGGCACACACTGCGCATGTTGGACCTGCAGGGGGCCACCCTGCGGCAGGTGGAAGCCCGTGTAAGCACGCTGGGCCAG ATGGTGAACATGCACATGGAGAAGGTGGCCCGAAGGGAGATCGGCACCTTAGCCACTGTCCAGCGGCTGCCCCCGGGCCAGAAGGTCATTGCCCCAGAGAGCCTACCCCCTCTCACGCCCTACTGCAGGAGACCCCTCAACTTTGGCTGCCTGGACGACATTGGCCATGGGATCAAG GACCTCAGCACGCAGCTGTCAAGGACAGGCACCCTGTCTCGAAAGAGCATCAAGGCCCCTGCCACACCCGCCTCCGCCACATTGGG GAGACCACCCCGGATTCCCGAGCCAGTGCACCTCCCGGTGGTACCCGACGGCAGACTCTCCGCCGCCTCCTCCGCCTCTTCCCTGGCCTCGGCAGG CAGCGCCGAAGGTGTCGGTGGGGCCTCCATGCCCAAGGGGCAGGCAGCACCTCCAGCCCCACCTCTCCCCAACTCCTTGGACCCACCTCCTCCACCAGCAGCCGTCGAGGTGTTCCAGCGGCCTCCCCCGCTAGAGGAGTTGTCCCCACCCCCACCGG ACGAAGAGCTGCCCCTGCCACTggacctgcctcctcctccacccctggATGGAGATGAATTGGGGCTGCCTCCACCCCCACCAGGCTTTGGGCCTGATGAGCCCAGCTGGGTGCCTGCCTCATACTTGGAGAAAG TGGTGACACTGTACCCATACATCGGCCAGAAGGACAATGAGCTCTCCTTCTCTGAGGGCACTGTCATCTGTGTCACTCGCCGCTACTCCGATGGCTGGTGCGAGGGCATCAGCTCAGAGGGGACTGGATTCTTCCCCGGAAACTATGTGGAGCCCAGCTGCTGA
- the PHOSPHO1 gene encoding phosphoethanolamine/phosphocholine phosphatase isoform X3, whose translation MAAQGAPRFLLTFDFDETIVDENSDDSIVRAAPGQRLPESLRATYREGFYNEYMQRVFKYLGEQGVRPRDLRAIYEAIPLSPGMGDLLQFVAKQGACFEVILISDANTFGVESALRAAGHHSLFRRILSNPSGPDARGLLALRPFHTHSCTRCPANMCKHKVLSDYLRERAHDGVHFERLFYVGDGANDFCPMGLLAGGDVAFPRRGYPMHRLIQEAQKAEPSSFRASVVPWETAADVRLHLQQVLKLC comes from the coding sequence ATGGCTGCGCAGGGCGCGCCGCGCTTCCTCCTGACCTTCGACTTCGACGAGACTATCGTGGACGAAAACAGCGACGATTCCATTGTGCGCGCCGCACCAGGCCAGCGGCTCCCGGAGAGCCTGCGAGCCACCTACCGCGAGGGCTTCTACAACGAGTACATGCAGCGCGTCTTCAAGTACCTGGGAGAGCAGGGTGTGCGACCGCGGGACCTGCGTGCCATCTACGAAGCCATCCCTTTGTCGCCAGGCATGGGCGACCTGCTGCAGTTTGTGGCTAAACAGGGCGCCTGCTTCGAGGTGATTCTCATCTCCGATGCCAACACCTTTGGCGTGGAGAGCGCGCTGCGCGCCGCCGGCCACCACAGCCTGTTCCGCCGTATCCTCAGCAATCCATCCGGGCCGGATGCGCGGGGACTGCTGGCTCTGCGGCCGTTCCACACACACAGCTGCACGCGATGCCCCGCCAACATGTGCAAGCACAAGGTGCTCAGCGACTACCTGCGCGAGCGGGCCCACGATGGCGTGCACTTCGAGCGCCTCTTCTACGTGGGCGACGGCGCCAACGACTTCTGCCCCATGGGGCTGCTGGCGGGCGGTGACGTGGCCTTCCCACGCCGCGGCTACCCCATGCACCGCCTCATTCAGGAGGCCCAGAAGGCCGAGCCCAGCTCGTTCCGTGCCAGCGTGGTGCCCTGGGAAACGGCCGCCGACGTACGCCTCCACCTGCAACAGGTGCTGAAGTTGTGCTGA
- the PHOSPHO1 gene encoding phosphoethanolamine/phosphocholine phosphatase isoform X2 produces the protein MSGCFPVSGLRCLSRDGGMAAQGAPRFLLTFDFDETIVDENSDDSIVRAAPGQRLPESLRATYREGFYNEYMQRVFKYLGEQGVRPRDLRAIYEAIPLSPGMGDLLQFVAKQGACFEVILISDANTFGVESALRAAGHHSLFRRILSNPSGPDARGLLALRPFHTHSCTRCPANMCKHKVLSDYLRERAHDGVHFERLFYVGDGANDFCPMGLLAGGDVAFPRRGYPMHRLIQEAQKAEPSSFRASVVPWETAADVRLHLQQVLKLC, from the exons ATGAGTGGCTGTTTTCCAGTTTCTGGCCTCCGCTGCCTATCTAGG GACGGCGGGATGGCTGCGCAGGGCGCGCCGCGCTTCCTCCTGACCTTCGACTTCGACGAGACTATCGTGGACGAAAACAGCGACGATTCCATTGTGCGCGCCGCACCAGGCCAGCGGCTCCCGGAGAGCCTGCGAGCCACCTACCGCGAGGGCTTCTACAACGAGTACATGCAGCGCGTCTTCAAGTACCTGGGAGAGCAGGGTGTGCGACCGCGGGACCTGCGTGCCATCTACGAAGCCATCCCTTTGTCGCCAGGCATGGGCGACCTGCTGCAGTTTGTGGCTAAACAGGGCGCCTGCTTCGAGGTGATTCTCATCTCCGATGCCAACACCTTTGGCGTGGAGAGCGCGCTGCGCGCCGCCGGCCACCACAGCCTGTTCCGCCGTATCCTCAGCAATCCATCCGGGCCGGATGCGCGGGGACTGCTGGCTCTGCGGCCGTTCCACACACACAGCTGCACGCGATGCCCCGCCAACATGTGCAAGCACAAGGTGCTCAGCGACTACCTGCGCGAGCGGGCCCACGATGGCGTGCACTTCGAGCGCCTCTTCTACGTGGGCGACGGCGCCAACGACTTCTGCCCCATGGGGCTGCTGGCGGGCGGTGACGTGGCCTTCCCACGCCGCGGCTACCCCATGCACCGCCTCATTCAGGAGGCCCAGAAGGCCGAGCCCAGCTCGTTCCGTGCCAGCGTGGTGCCCTGGGAAACGGCCGCCGACGTACGCCTCCACCTGCAACAGGTGCTGAAGTTGTGCTGA
- the ABI3 gene encoding ABI gene family member 3 isoform X2 codes for MAELQQLQEFEIPTGREALRGNHSALLRVADYCEDNYVQATDKRKALEETMAFTTQALASVAYQVGNLAGHTLRMLDLQGATLRQVEARVSTLGQMVNMHMEKVARREIGTLATVQRLPPGQKVIAPESLPPLTPYCRRPLNFGCLDDIGHGIKDLSTQLSRTGTLSRKSIKAPATPASATLGRPPRIPEPVHLPVVPDGRLSAASSASSLASAGAEGVGGASMPKGQAAPPAPPLPNSLDPPPPPAAVEVFQRPPPLEELSPPPPDEELPLPLDLPPPPPLDGDELGLPPPPPGFGPDEPSWVPASYLEKVVTLYPYIGQKDNELSFSEGTVICVTRRYSDGWCEGISSEGTGFFPGNYVEPSC; via the exons ATGGCGGAGCTACAGCAgctgcaggagtttgagatcccCACGGGCCGGGAGGCTCTGAGGGGCAACCACAGTGCCCTGCTGCGGGTTGCTGACTACTGCGAGGACAACTATGTGCAG GCCACAGACAAGCGGAAGGCGCTGGAGGAGACCATGGCCTTCACTACCCAGGCACTGGCCAGTGTGGCCTACCAGGTGGGCAACCTGGCCGGGCACACACTGCGCATGTTGGACCTGCAGGGGGCCACCCTGCGGCAGGTGGAAGCCCGTGTAAGCACGCTGGGCCAG ATGGTGAACATGCACATGGAGAAGGTGGCCCGAAGGGAGATCGGCACCTTAGCCACTGTCCAGCGGCTGCCCCCGGGCCAGAAGGTCATTGCCCCAGAGAGCCTACCCCCTCTCACGCCCTACTGCAGGAGACCCCTCAACTTTGGCTGCCTGGACGACATTGGCCATGGGATCAAG GACCTCAGCACGCAGCTGTCAAGGACAGGCACCCTGTCTCGAAAGAGCATCAAGGCCCCTGCCACACCCGCCTCCGCCACATTGGG GAGACCACCCCGGATTCCCGAGCCAGTGCACCTCCCGGTGGTACCCGACGGCAGACTCTCCGCCGCCTCCTCCGCCTCTTCCCTGGCCTCGGCAGG CGCCGAAGGTGTCGGTGGGGCCTCCATGCCCAAGGGGCAGGCAGCACCTCCAGCCCCACCTCTCCCCAACTCCTTGGACCCACCTCCTCCACCAGCAGCCGTCGAGGTGTTCCAGCGGCCTCCCCCGCTAGAGGAGTTGTCCCCACCCCCACCGG ACGAAGAGCTGCCCCTGCCACTggacctgcctcctcctccacccctggATGGAGATGAATTGGGGCTGCCTCCACCCCCACCAGGCTTTGGGCCTGATGAGCCCAGCTGGGTGCCTGCCTCATACTTGGAGAAAG TGGTGACACTGTACCCATACATCGGCCAGAAGGACAATGAGCTCTCCTTCTCTGAGGGCACTGTCATCTGTGTCACTCGCCGCTACTCCGATGGCTGGTGCGAGGGCATCAGCTCAGAGGGGACTGGATTCTTCCCCGGAAACTATGTGGAGCCCAGCTGCTGA
- the PHOSPHO1 gene encoding phosphoethanolamine/phosphocholine phosphatase isoform X1: protein MCQRLWPWPANQPLPGGLLPRPLSLAPSSSSSCCSPPCSQDGGMAAQGAPRFLLTFDFDETIVDENSDDSIVRAAPGQRLPESLRATYREGFYNEYMQRVFKYLGEQGVRPRDLRAIYEAIPLSPGMGDLLQFVAKQGACFEVILISDANTFGVESALRAAGHHSLFRRILSNPSGPDARGLLALRPFHTHSCTRCPANMCKHKVLSDYLRERAHDGVHFERLFYVGDGANDFCPMGLLAGGDVAFPRRGYPMHRLIQEAQKAEPSSFRASVVPWETAADVRLHLQQVLKLC, encoded by the coding sequence ATGTGCCAGCGCCTCTGGCCGTGGCCCGCTAACCAGCCTCTCCCGGGCGGGCTCCTGCCGCGCCCCCTCTCGcttgctccctcctcctcctcctcctgctgctctccCCCCTGCTCCCAGGACGGCGGGATGGCTGCGCAGGGCGCGCCGCGCTTCCTCCTGACCTTCGACTTCGACGAGACTATCGTGGACGAAAACAGCGACGATTCCATTGTGCGCGCCGCACCAGGCCAGCGGCTCCCGGAGAGCCTGCGAGCCACCTACCGCGAGGGCTTCTACAACGAGTACATGCAGCGCGTCTTCAAGTACCTGGGAGAGCAGGGTGTGCGACCGCGGGACCTGCGTGCCATCTACGAAGCCATCCCTTTGTCGCCAGGCATGGGCGACCTGCTGCAGTTTGTGGCTAAACAGGGCGCCTGCTTCGAGGTGATTCTCATCTCCGATGCCAACACCTTTGGCGTGGAGAGCGCGCTGCGCGCCGCCGGCCACCACAGCCTGTTCCGCCGTATCCTCAGCAATCCATCCGGGCCGGATGCGCGGGGACTGCTGGCTCTGCGGCCGTTCCACACACACAGCTGCACGCGATGCCCCGCCAACATGTGCAAGCACAAGGTGCTCAGCGACTACCTGCGCGAGCGGGCCCACGATGGCGTGCACTTCGAGCGCCTCTTCTACGTGGGCGACGGCGCCAACGACTTCTGCCCCATGGGGCTGCTGGCGGGCGGTGACGTGGCCTTCCCACGCCGCGGCTACCCCATGCACCGCCTCATTCAGGAGGCCCAGAAGGCCGAGCCCAGCTCGTTCCGTGCCAGCGTGGTGCCCTGGGAAACGGCCGCCGACGTACGCCTCCACCTGCAACAGGTGCTGAAGTTGTGCTGA